The genomic window TTTATGAACGATCTGCAATACACGTTGAATCACTAGGCTGGGTTTTAAGCGATATCTGTATTTCCACGCCATGATGGGCATGCAGTTCTAAGCACAATGTTGTCGCCCACACACTGCTTGACATTCCAGAATCTGGATGCTTGGTGAAGGATACGGGTGGTACAGTACTACACAACAACGCACCTATCGTTTCTGGAGCAAACTGCAGCATGATACGCCTGTTCTCTTCTTGGCATTCAAGTCACGCACTAAGACTTAGGTTGCGTCAACAGCTTCCACTTTGACATGTGTACTGGGAATGAGCAACCCAGGTGGCGCTCGGTGGATATCAAACTAGGGTTTCCAACCAAAGCCTGTTAACTCAGTGGGGGATCAATTATTCATATAGAGAAAGAGAGGGGCTAAGATTGGGATCAATTTTTCACCGCTTCACTTTTATAATAAGCTAAGGTTTTAACATCAGACTACTCTTGTGTGAATCACTATTCGCTCATCTcatttgcacattttgtaacttccgttaccgtttgaaataagacgttcctgacattaggatatgaCACAtttaaggtgccaaactgtcgtttttatgacgttTTAAagcttttctggcttttaaaaacgacagtttggcacatTATGTCTATCTGGCATATTTCAAtatcaggaacgtcttactttaaacggtaacggaagttacaaaatgtgtacatttaaatgagagcgatatacattatacaaaaaGTCCAGTATTGGTTATGTGGTCTATGGATCCGATTTGTGGCGCACCGTTTCAATAGTTCTTCAGTCAATATTAAATGCTCATTTTCATCATCGATCGAAACGGTGTCTCCcgtatagagatgtcattacgGCGAGGCAATAGTTCGTGAAAGGTTCTAAATGGAAGCGATTTTTCTCTGGCTACTACTTGGTGATGCACATGTGATTTTCAAGGTAGCTATAGACTAGTCTGTATCAGATATGTCATAGGTTgctggaaatacatgtaaccaaTTGGCCAAATGAAATAACATGCCAGATCACTGGAGTTGTAAACTGCCATATAGTACAGTTTATGACCTAGGAGTGAAATGTTAAGTTTTTTGTTACAAAAGCCCACCACTTCTCAACAGGAGCACCAGCTGCCAGTTTCGCCCCTACCGGATAGCGGGCGCCTGCAGAAATGCTTTTATGACTATCTAAAAGGTACAGATGGGAGAGAACCTCGATTCCCGGGTGTCCGCTTGAACAAAGATGACATGACCTCGCGGCTTGACCTTCAATATCTGCCGGATTTCTCGTGCTCAGCACTTTCAAGGGGATTTGAAATTGGCTTTCTTTCAGCGCATGGCTCTGTTGAGAAGGCTCATGAAACTACAGTTCTGTCATATCTTTGGTGTTCTGACAACAGTCCTGCCATATCTTGGGTATTCTGACATATCACAGTTTCCTTTAATTCCTTTGGCGCCAGCAACAAGCTTAAGGAAGGGactttttatctatgaaatttcaAAACACTCGGGTGGCAGATCCTGAACATGGAACTTATATATTGATTTCCTTCGTTCGTAATGTTCAAGCCCTTGTCGACTGCCTAGTATCaagtagggcagcaagtttccttgctgtatTATCAGCAGGGtgtatctttacagggaggagttgctagcccttccctttaacgtgcttgaggcacctcctcgaatgCGAGACTCCCATTTTACGTTCCTTCCGAAAGaccggtgcagccccaaccgagatactcttcccaggattgaagcggggtttcccagttaccaactaattggaaccaggggctcaactgtgaggctgctgccagttgagctacagggacatcttcAATTGAGTTTCATTGGCGATAATAGAAACTAAGGATAATGCAAGCAGAgtgttgaaataaagaaaatgcatacaagtaatgttgaaatgaaaaaaaatgcatacaaTTTGATACAATATGACACATTTGCGTTTATGGCCAGCTTGGACTTGACCCGTACCAATGAAATTGAGAAGGCCTATATTTAGAATACCAAGTAAGTTTCAATTTGGTGGCACTTGACATTCCAAAATAAGACATTGTTTTTGTCATCTTGAACTGCCGAAAACGTTTCGGAGGTCCATAGTAGGTCTCAGCCTCTCGACCACTATATGCCACAGCTTCTCAAAGATACGCCACAGTATTCATCGAATCATCCCCTGTCGACTTGCGCCGATACGTGATTACGCGTTCGGGTATAAGAGGACTGTGTGCGTGTGGCTCGAAGAAGCAATCCCACTATAGGGTCTCAAGGTCACGGGGTAATCATTGAACTTGAAACGGGGATGATGTAGTCAGCAGAACACGCAAGCATTCATCAcgcccacacatgtacagtacctacGGCGAAGCACCATGGGCCAAGCCTTACAAGCGGTCACAATCAGCGTAGGTCGTCGTAGAATTTTCcagcaggctgtgacaaaaccaacCACCGGTAGAGATCCAATAAGACGCCCTTTTCCGCAAAAAGACAGCTGCATTTTGCAGGATGCATGCATGACTACTTCACAATCATCTATATATGGTgcccagcccctccagctctgtcctgccacttgctacataatatAATCGAATATCACAGGGTATCTTAGACTTTACCAGTAACCGTATTGGCAATCGTTTGGTCCAGATCATTTACCTTGTTTGCTTGGAACGGAGGaagggaaaaagaaagaaacggggcaaaaacaatatatttcccttCCGTGAAGggaaacataacaaaacatctTTGAATACACACCATCTGCCTTCTTATCATGCATCCTTTTTACCTGGTATCTAATATTCACATCAACGCCTCAACTAAGATGACGCGCCGGTAGAATACTCTCCTGGCCATCCTAAATACATTTGACCTTTCCTTTGTTGCCTTGTACTGAGCAATACGCCCCAATGAGTGTGGTCGTCAAGGCAACGCTTTTACGTCATCATCCTAGAGATACATGATGCCTTTGGCTTTAATTCAATTCTATCATTCCAGACAGACGCGTCAGTCTAATGTTGCTCCACTTATATATCCACTGGTGATGTCTTATCCGGACCCtggtaatgcttaggtcccaacgGGAAAAAgaggccccgccgggtagttcacgggctgtttgTTGGCACTTTCGGAcatgacccctacgtggccccgtggggcaccctgagGCTGGCGgtctatttttgggcccggccgggaccccgaatcatcttaactcggacttaaaatcaacgcgggacccggtaacaaaaagaCGCAGTGTTCTACCCTGCAGTCCAcctggacaaatttgtggcttcggtgcccggccgggactaTACCCCCGACGGAAACCGCTGCAATTGGGACCTAAACATAACCCCTTCAGCGGACACTGTTTGAAGTTCCACATCTTCATTGTATGGgttttttaattcaaaaatGTAGGCACAATCACAAACATAGTAATGACGAAATCAAATTCACAAATTAATATTATCGATACCACtagacatatatacacacaagcATAAGTAAGCGCATACAAAATGTTGTTGCCAAATAATACAATATAACAAATCGTTTTTTAAAGCGCAAGTCCATCCGCCCCCTCCACGACATCGTTCCAACTTTATAAAGAAGTATaactttcagtttttgttgAACGGTAACATTTTTCTAAACAGTAACATGGTTACAGCTGGTTGTGTACAATAGCAATGTGAAACGCAATCTTCTACCGTGTTCCCTATCCCTTAGATTTTGCCTAACTACTTGATCTAACACACTTACacctaagatttaaaaaaaaaaacgtactcAATAACGCAGGTCACAGACAAAATTGTTTTTGCGAGCATATATTTGTCTTGATATAATTTGCTTCTGTGTCTAACATAGAGTAATCTATATTCATATACAATACAGGGGTTGGTTAACGGTTGGATACTAACTAAAGGTAACATGGAGTATGGTTAAAAATAAACGGGACAAACTACTGTGACATGACTGATGAGGGGGGTGAAGTCGGACGCCCCTATTTCTGATTTGTACCCTTCCATTCTTTATAGTCATTTCCGTAGTATCATTGTACAATTGCACGTTGCATTCGTTGTTTTCATATACAGAAATCTGTCGTGATCGCTTTCACCATGTTGTTGTTATATCATTCCCCAACTTGGCGGTATATCGACTCTACACGGCACAATGAACGTTGTTGCTATTGGAATATTGAATATTACATCATTATTTAGCTTCCCACTTCTTAGTTGCAGCAGCCCCAACATTGACATGATGAGAGACGTTTAGTCGGAACTCGCACACTTTGGTATGACAATTGACCGCTTAAAACTTAAGTAGAAATATGTCAGTAGCTATCAATGATGCTAGAAGTATTCATCCTTAGCAGATATATCTCACTGGATTGCGCACAAATGCGCTAGGAAATTGCGGCATCTTTGCGAATTTTTCCCAATTTCCCTAGGCCTTGCGGTCACACTTGTAAACGTACGGGGTAAACTACGTGAcctttacaaacaaaatggccgcagCCGGAATGTCAAAAAATCGCAATTTTAGGCAACCGATTTGCGAATGCATTCCTCAGTTCGGCGCATTTTGGCGCAGTCCTGTGAGATACCCGCCTAACTGACTAAGTTATCCACCCTACCCTGTTTTCCAGCTGCCGCTGGAACTTGTTTTTACTTCGCCTTGACCAGGGCTCGCTTCGTTCTCTTATCAGCGTCCTCAATGCGATTCTTGTTAATTACCGCCTGAAATATTACAACATTACACGGTGAAGTTGAAGCTTGGGACAAACACTACAGCGGGCTATTCTGTTTACTACATACATCGACGAAACACAGACTTGAACACTGTCTACACACATGTAACTATGTAGTCTATATAGCTATACAAATCCTTGTATCATACACAGCAAGAATTATCTCCCTTCATTCAACATTGGCTTTACAATCGATGATACAAcctctcttcttcttctaaagTTGCATATCTTTTCATCTCTTTTTCTTCATCTCCCCCATTTATCTAGTTTATTACATCCTTGCTCCTCGCATCATCCCCGTAAAATTCCCCTTTGTCAAATGGTACAAACACTGCGTAGGAAACGGTAAGACTATGCGTTGCAGAGGAGTTTTTTTCATCCTTTGTGAAACAAAACTCCCGCAGTTTTGGATTGGTCCTACGGTTCTGTTGCTTTCACAGTCTGGCGATTGATCTGGCTTTGCACGGAAGACGGAGGAGCATGGATTCTTGATTATCAGGTTTTCTTCTTTATTGCAGATATTTAACATGACTAGCATGTTGTTTTTACGAAAAGCGTTGTTGATAACACGAGGCCCCTGTGGTCATGCAAGCGTTTATGCGATAGAAATACGTACTCCGGTACACCGAGAAGAGCGCGGACCACACAACAACATGAAATACAACATAACGTCGACACATAGACAGCTGACGAAAAGAGAGGTGTAGTGCAACATTGCGGGGCCTGTTCTAGTCCTTGGCCAGCAGTTTGGTCGCCCGTTGGTTTGCGCTTTTCACGCGTATCTCGTTGTAATCGGACTGGAGGACAAGCGGTCAAAGAGAGGGAGATAGAGACACACGTAATTACACGAAATAAATCACAACACTCTGTACATACACAACACAGTATACTACATACAGGCGGACATGTTACCAACACCACGTATCGTATCGTAACAAGACAATGGTTGGGATGGCCATGGCCATGACATCTTCAGCAAGCGTCGTGCACAGCTGATACATACGtacagtatatatgtatacatacattaCGTAGTACAACAAGTTTAACAGACGGCATGCAAAGCATCACACTACATTTTTTACATcgacatgcacatgtataaacacacacacacaacattgaACGTGCAGGACGGTAGCCTCGCTCACCAAGCATTTGTCAAGCCCAGGCGACAAGAACGGCCTCCTTCTTGTGGCCTGCGCCAGACAAACGCCTCGCATGCGAGGTTGTCGGGGACACAGCCTCGGTGCCAGCATTTTCagctctactctgctctaccTTGGTCATAGTGACCGAGAGAGCGGAgttaagctaaaaaggctggtacccAGCCTAACGGGGGACACGGAGTAATCAAACATGCATTAAGCTCGCATGAACCACCACCACAGTGGGGTTAAGCGATGTGATGTGATAATGAACTGTTAGGGGCTCACTAAATGATTTAGGTTTGTCATTATTCGATTTATGCGTATCAAACATTGTCTAGAGGCACTTGACGATGATTTAAACTATTTTGGGACCGAATGTGGAGCCAAATTTCTGCTCCGCTAGATATTTTGTTCCGTGGAGTAGTGCGCGTGCGTGGAGTTAGGGTTAGATTACCACGCCCTACGAATATGACACACTTATCTCCATTCGGTTATACCGGAAACCCCCAAGCAGTGTCGGGGCAAATGTTTGGCAGGGGCATAAATTGTGCTTGACACTGGTCGAAAATTCTGTCCCAAGTCCCAAAACGGTTGCTGTCTGAATAAATTTCGAACCCGAATTGAGTCACAAGATGGCCACATAGTATCGTGAACCATGACCACGGCGGTCGTTAGACGTGTATTATAGGCCGTAGTTGCTTTCACTGGGATTACAGGGGATAGTCATTGTCCACGAAGGATCAAATAAGAGTCGTAACCTTACGGTCCCCTGTTGAAGGACTGGCACTCAGGAGTGGCCACACTGGCACAAATTGCTCCGGGCGTATCGATTTATCAATATCTCCTTCGCTACTTAATGGGGGAATTTCACAAATGAGTAGCAGTCGGCTTttactaaaaaaaattaaaaacggCGGCCATGGTTTTCGGCCGACGGAATATcattttcaatctttttataATCTCGgttgttttgaaaaacaaaacaatcagaaAAGCTCAAGCTCAGCAATGGTTACACGTCAACGACTGTACCAAGCTCAACAACTCTAACATTTGTGTTAGATTGTACACAGTTGGAAATAATTTTGAGCTAAGCTTCTGTCATCATGAATTATTAGTATCACTATCAGTGAGTATATTTGCTTTGATACGtgggtgaaggttagacattcaggtaatgagatacgtaagcaaacagttactcaagcaactggatagattttgaagacagtcagacgtttcatgtaAGCATCCACAACCCTTCCATTCACTGCCGTGGTAGTAGGTAACGTTAGATgtactacaaatgtagtagacgctacctgaaacgtctggccgtttccaCAGTCATATCCAgctgcttgtcaatgagtaactgttttcttttgtatatttgctttGACTGCACGGTTATCATTTTATTCGTGGTGCGTGTGACCAACAAAAGGAACTCGAAGGAAATTTAAGATTCACTGTGAAAATTAAATCCTACATGCAGTGTTGATGTAGTGGTGGCTGTGGGGATGGAATGAAGAATGTTATTTCACAGCGGTTAACGTtgactctgtccttggtactgacctTGGACTTGATCCTGTCGATCTGGCGGTTCTGGCCCTCGATCTCAGTCCCCATGTCCACGGCCATGTGCTTCAGGTTACCAATCAGGCTGTTGACCTGTCCAATGTTCTCGTTCATTTCGTCTTCCCGTGCGTCTTTCTGGTTGACTCTGGGGGAATAGGACAAGTAGAAAATGACATTACCACGAAAAGTGGAAGTGACCAatgtcaacatacatgtatgccaagtaAGTCTGGTCATTACGTAaatttagggtggtcccttcagttaacaatgtaactgatttccaatataagggagcccttacattacatgacaaatcataacaaatcaggatacataaggataacttaacataaacttaatgagtaatcaattcacaatcatataacataaaacaggaatgatcaagcataggagtaataaatcaaataaaataaatgttgatttgatttttgaggCAACCATTATAGAAAAAAACTTATTGGATACCCCAAACAGGACATTTGATGGGCCCATCGCGTCTTGTGTAATCAGGAATCATGTCCGAACATTAACCGCTAAGCGTAGTCGGTCTCTTATGACCAGTGTTTATGAAATACGTCGAGTTGcacgaaaagtgggatttaccatTGGTGGTAAATGTCAGGTAAGTctgatgatgttttttttttttcaaaaatcaaccgttgcttttttcaaaatcaaccaTTGCTAGACTTACCTGACATTCACCACcattggtaaatcccacttATTGTGCAGTATAGGCACTACAAAACGAACGAATGTGAAGTGGTTTCACTTGaaaaagtcagaatactggacactgagcaggactactttatgagaggtataaaggaggccatatacatcagggcactccagccatcactcaacagagacagtgggcgttataaacttcctggcacgtttgaccaattgctgacgtcacgtatccgtaaagacacgtgtcaataaagtcacgtgtctgtaactctcgcgagtgtacgttcggcagtgattggtcattattgatccttaAGAAGGCGACAATGGTCGTTGAAAATCTGATCCGTGAATATCTTAGTTATGAAATAAAGTTAAGCACTGTATTATGAAGTGGTATCTGATGTTAGAACCTCATGATAAAGTCTCCGGACAGCTGGACGGTCTGGCTCGGGTCGTCCATGCGCACGGGCTGGCTGTTTACCACCTGGCCGTCCTCATTGGCCTTCCACGGGTTCTCACTCTCCTGCTCTTTGTCGaagtccttggttctgaaaaaaaacacaagaaatacGTTGATGTTTTGTTAAGGCAATAAACACAGCAATGATATAGTAGTAGTATGGGGTTATAAGATACTGTCGACTCTAAATATTTCTTCGCGATTTGAATTTAAATGATTTAACTCGTAGAGGAGAACTAATTATGTCTGTGTGACAAAGGCgttagcaaaacaaacaaataaacaaacaaataaataaccaAATTAAAAAAGCACATGAAGAGCTCTATTCTATTCAATTGAATTCTCCATGCGCATGCCCGGGTATGTGTTTTGCCGTAATAAGCAGcaacaatgatttttaaaacgTTGCCGACCTTCGGAACCGACCGACATTTGGATGCCCAACGTTACAAGTTGACTGGTGCTTATCAAATTAGTTAAAAATAGCAAGGTGGAATAGAGAAAATTATGATGCTGGTGTTACGAAAACATCAACGATCAAGAGTCACCGTCACTTGAAAGTAACCCATGTGTGACACGgtagtgacggctcccaccgttgagtcgttccgtgcaaggctggaggcctgcccgccttagcccgggacctcaactaaccccccccccctacgttGCCCTTGATAGGGCTATATGGGGGTAtcaaaatgtagatgtagatataaATATATTACCTATTCCAAGGGAGCACACAGAGTCCACAGCACTTTTCTAAATCTTTCAGGGCGCCCTCAGCAATTTTCATGTCCTTGTTGATCGAGTCCAGCCCTTCTTCAATCTTTTCCAATTGCTCTGTccagagaagaaaaaaagagatggTTTTTAAGTACAGCTCTATATCATGTTTTCGGTGTGTTTTAAGTTATGACAGGCAGACCAAAGTAAGAGAGTATGAAAAGTGTTAAACTCCCTGTTGAGGATATTTTGATGGCGAAAAACAGCAAACCTACCTCCTTGTTCATCAAGTGCGACGAGAGTCTTGATTCCTTCTTCTTTCCCCTGAAGGAATTAAAAATTGTTAGACGCCTGATGGCTACTGTTCCTTCTTATCGATATTCTGATAAACTCTTTGATATTCTGAATACTTGCTTTCAATAAAAAAGCAATACCGTAGTAAAGATAGCTCTATAtttcattaggccatgttgattcgaatatatggatgacatccgagcACGCGTTAATTTTCGTCTGTTTATAAACAAAAACGTTTTCGATCATACTGTttatcgtaaaaagcagctgcaaaatgagcaaatatatgcggCAAAACATAATTTGGAAGACGGATACTAAattcgtagaatgccaaagtaagttcaaagtcaaagaaaaagaaacaaaattaagaatctattgTCTGGTATACTGtgtatttagtcatttgttcaaccttcctgaccagaTAAATTTAATTTTTTGCCATAactttctttttattcgcacgctcgcatcagttttggggttcccagaggatgtcatccatgtaatcaaatcaacatggccttaccacAGATTGGTTATAATCATTCAGACACCAGGGTCGAAGTTGTTGATTTTATATTCTCCGTTATATGTTCTCTGGGGATATACACAACCTTGTTAGTGGTTTTGATAGAAGCCACATGCGGTAAATGTATAGTCACAATgccattgttttcttcattgatTTTCTGCCGTTCACAACGGGATCAAGGTTTAATCCCGCACCGGTGTTCCCAATTAATAAAATTATGATTCTGCAATATCCTAACCACCAGACTATGCATCGGCCAATTCTCAGCCTTAATTGCCTTACAAGACAGCAGATCCACAATTATTAAAATTCATAATAAAGAAGAGAGGGGAAAATATGGTGCACAGACTGATATCCTGAAGACAGACCTTGTACGGCGCCCTAGCCTGTCCGTGATCACAAACCGAATAATGAGAAAGATGCAATTCTGCCCGCCTTTGAAACATGGGCCCCTTAGGAAATAATGCAGCCGATCGATGTATGGGGTGGAGCGATTCACCATAGCCCAAGCTGTGGCTTCATATCCTAGCTGAATATCAAGGTGAAGACAATAGATCACCTGTCTAACCGGGAATCTATCTGCTTTGTAATACACAGGAGGATTCGAAAGTATATCTGCCAGACACACCAACCAGTAAAGGTCACGgtgaaatattgattttccGAGACGTAACGACATTCGTCTCGGATTATGCATGTATACATAAAAATTAATCAATGCTTAACGGTTATCTGTCGTCATATCTACACAATGGGATTATCGTGGATGACTTAAAATGTGACaaattatttgttttgttttaggcAGGAAATTTGTTTTGATAAGAGATTATGTATTTTGAACTTAGTTCATTCTCTGAATCTAGATCAGCAGCATGTTATTGATTTTTAACATTTAGTATTTacttcacatttgccaaaattATTTGAATATGGTCGTCTTAACTACATCCTCTCCGACGGTTTTTGGAATTAGCAGTATTTCATACATTTCGTCTTTTCACACAATTCATTGCACTAGTCGATAGAATTATATGCTTTCAAGCACAGAGGTCAATACAAATCtgtagaaaaatatatttagaAATGTAATATGCTTTCGTTACGCTAATTCATAAATAATTAATACGCATTTGATGCAACCCAATATTCATGAACACATACATTTCATCTTTCAACTTGGTCGTATGAAGTTGCGGTGTTCGTTCAACCCACCCCAAAATGGCCTCCCACAGCCATAGTGAGAAGGGTGACTAGATTGAGGCTCTGCATAGGGGAGTTTCAATCACAGAAGCAAAATGGGTGGGGCGGAGAGGGGGCTTTCGGTACCCAATATAGGAATCACAAATCCTTAACTAAGAGAGATGTTTATTGCAAAATTCGTCTCCCATTACGATTGTTATCGGCGTTTCAAAAACTGATagaaaaaattgtcattttcattttcatagctGTAGCCTTTATCCTTATCTTATTGTGTGAACATGAAGGAACTTCAGGCGTTTTCCGACGATATTGTAAAGAAGAAATATGGCGTTGCTGTGGTGTCTATGAATCTAAGCCTTATTTGACGTTCATTTCACAAAATCTATCCCCCTTCCGATAGTGGATCAGTGCAAAGACACCAGACAATCCCTCCGGCCTGCAGCCGGcttacaaaatcaatatttggATAGAATCACGATGGCCCACAGAGACATTCGACCTGAAAATTACCGTAATCCTTCCGCAGATTTACTGATCCGCATCCCATTCATTTTTCATCTTAATGTGGACGACCGCGGGGAAAGTGAGTCAGTAAACGTTGTCTGCAATGTGCATGTTATTGAAATCATTAGGTAATAAGTGAGAGACAGCAGCAAGTCCAAACAGGGTTCTGGCAAAATTCTTTCACGCGCATTGATTTCCGTTTGACCTAATTATTGAGGCATCATCGATGTAGGGACTAGCTTCAATTGTGATCTGTTTGGCTAGAATGAATGTAAATTGCAACAATATCGATAATGTGATCAATTTGTCACATTAACCATATAACGATTTGTCGACG from Branchiostoma lanceolatum isolate klBraLanc5 chromosome 4, klBraLanc5.hap2, whole genome shotgun sequence includes these protein-coding regions:
- the LOC136432455 gene encoding synaptosomal-associated protein 25-like isoform X2, whose protein sequence is MTDAADPAAATNGPMSEADETAAVQKRCEEVTDESLESTRRMLSLMEEGKEEGIKTLVALDEQGEQLEKIEEGLDSINKDMKIAEGALKDLEKCCGLCVLPWNRTKDFDKEQESENPWKANEDGQVVNSQPVRMDDPSQTVQLSGDFIMRVNQKDAREDEMNENIGQVNSLIGNLKHMAVDMGTEIEGQNRQIDRIKSKSDYNEIRVKSANQRATKLLAKD
- the LOC136432455 gene encoding synaptosomal-associated protein 25-like isoform X1, which encodes MTDAADPAAATNGPMSEADETAAVQKRCEEVTDESLESTRRMLSLMEEGKEEGIKTLVALDEQGEQLEKIEEGLDSINKDMKIAEGALKDLEKCCGLCVLPWNRTKDFDKEQESENPWKANEDGQVVNSQPVRMDDPSQTVQLSGDFIMRVNQKDAREDEMNENIGQVNSLIGNLKHMAVDMGTEIEGQNRQIDRIKSKAVINKNRIEDADKRTKRALVKAK